GTCCCGGCAGATCCTCGGCGACCAGCGCATTGAGGATGCCTGAGGTGACGCCGCCCTGGACGATCAGCTTGCCAAACACCGATTTCTCAGCCAGCGCGCGGTCATAGTGCAGCGGATTGCGGTCGCCGGTGATGTCGGTGAAGGCTTCGATGTCGCTGGCGCGCGTGCGCCGCGTGCGTTCGGCAAAGGCGCCAACTTGCGGACGGCCCTTCACCACGCCTGCCCAGCCGTCTTTCGTCCCAGTGCTCATTTCGGCTTCTCCTCTGTTGCGGTTTCGACTGGTTTGAAGGCCGGCAGGACACGGCCGCCTATGGCTGTCGGCGCGAGCAACAGCGCG
The nucleotide sequence above comes from Mesorhizobium shangrilense. Encoded proteins:
- a CDS encoding MaoC family dehydratase, with amino-acid sequence MSTGTKDGWAGVVKGRPQVGAFAERTRRTRASDIEAFTDITGDRNPLHYDRALAEKSVFGKLIVQGGVTSGILNALVAEDLPGPGTVFLEVAWKFVKAVGVDEEITGRVEVKEVRPDKPICKIETSVRNAQGELCLSGTATVFTVPLQGV